A stretch of Christensenellaceae bacterium DNA encodes these proteins:
- the divIVA gene encoding cell division protein DivIVA: protein MEILRKKLSAQEILEKEFKKKMKGYDPQEVDEFLDEVLYTIEQLEEEIERLKGGAAKPADAATQETQSCKTEDLVEQAEETARQILKETNENARMIVESAEVRLEKIKREVAEYEGQIHDYKKRLCEFMQEQRQILEAKLGPLTQIADVQQKYEKSKAETIGEILEALPEEPRKFRSANTKED, encoded by the coding sequence ATGGAAATATTAAGAAAAAAGCTGAGCGCCCAAGAGATTCTGGAGAAAGAATTCAAAAAAAAGATGAAAGGATACGATCCGCAGGAAGTCGACGAATTCCTTGACGAGGTACTATACACGATAGAGCAACTTGAAGAGGAAATCGAACGGCTGAAAGGCGGAGCGGCCAAGCCGGCTGATGCTGCCACGCAGGAAACGCAGTCATGTAAGACGGAAGACCTTGTGGAACAAGCGGAAGAAACGGCGCGGCAAATCCTGAAAGAGACGAATGAGAATGCCCGAATGATCGTGGAAAGCGCGGAGGTGCGTCTGGAAAAGATCAAGCGGGAGGTAGCGGAATACGAAGGACAGATACATGACTACAAGAAGCGGTTATGCGAATTTATGCAGGAACAACGGCAAATATTGGAAGCAAAGCTGGGACCGCTTACGCAAATAGCGGATGTACAACAAAAGTATGAGAAAAGCAAAGCGGAAACAATTGGTGAAATTTTAGAAGCGTTGCCGGAGGAACCGAGGAAGTTCCGCAGCGCGAATACAAAGGAAGACTGA
- a CDS encoding exported protein translates to MKEHGRNGRHHSISKIRIGTIAVIAGCSFVMLFSGVYSGLRGGTDAGVFAPETVVEDQNIGGLGNEDGKAAIKKAEEELLSGIQVTVTCNGAERRYTAKELGTTTNTDEVLAAAYDRDKSGNIFADFDERKNPARYKLELSIDEKALEETIGRFAEQQIVQPMDAKAEFNPYARTFEYTAEETGQEADIQAAALEVKEKIEKGAGGTVEVQVHESQPVVTLEELEENTELIGRCSTRAVSNANRDANIRLMCEAVNGLVLEPGETLSINELVGERTAEKGFKPAPAITDGKNLTDELGGGICQLAGTLYNAALKADMEIVERVHHSWPSDYLPVGLDATLNWDNKDLKVKNRSEWPIYISARLEDHIVDVAIYGQPCEYEVEIESVILEEHPEPQPQVIYTDELAVGKQQTKVKGRKGYEAVVTRNYLLDGKVVSSEEISRDTFHEVQGVVLRGAEGKNK, encoded by the coding sequence ATGAAGGAACACGGACGAAATGGCAGGCACCATAGCATCTCAAAAATCAGGATCGGGACAATAGCCGTGATCGCGGGATGCAGTTTTGTGATGCTGTTTTCCGGAGTGTATAGCGGGCTGCGCGGCGGTACGGATGCAGGAGTATTCGCGCCGGAGACAGTCGTCGAGGATCAAAACATCGGGGGGCTTGGGAATGAGGATGGAAAGGCAGCAATAAAAAAAGCGGAAGAAGAGTTGCTGTCTGGGATACAGGTAACGGTTACATGTAATGGCGCGGAGCGCCGGTACACAGCAAAAGAGCTGGGAACAACGACAAATACAGACGAGGTTCTGGCAGCAGCATATGACAGGGATAAAAGCGGTAATATATTCGCGGATTTTGACGAAAGAAAAAATCCTGCGCGGTATAAACTGGAATTATCCATAGATGAAAAAGCTTTGGAAGAAACCATAGGAAGATTTGCGGAACAGCAGATTGTTCAGCCGATGGATGCCAAAGCGGAATTCAATCCGTATGCACGGACGTTTGAATATACTGCGGAAGAGACGGGACAGGAAGCGGACATACAAGCTGCGGCGCTTGAAGTAAAGGAGAAAATAGAAAAGGGCGCGGGCGGCACGGTAGAGGTGCAGGTACACGAATCGCAGCCTGTAGTGACGCTAGAAGAACTGGAGGAGAATACGGAACTGATTGGGCGTTGCTCAACCAGGGCGGTATCTAACGCCAATCGGGATGCGAACATACGGCTGATGTGCGAAGCGGTGAACGGGCTGGTATTGGAGCCGGGGGAAACGCTCTCCATAAATGAACTGGTAGGCGAACGAACTGCGGAAAAGGGTTTTAAGCCGGCGCCCGCCATTACGGATGGGAAGAATTTGACGGATGAGCTTGGCGGCGGTATCTGCCAATTGGCAGGAACGCTGTATAACGCGGCGCTTAAAGCGGATATGGAGATCGTAGAACGGGTACACCATTCGTGGCCGTCGGACTATTTGCCGGTGGGACTGGACGCGACGCTCAACTGGGACAATAAGGATCTGAAAGTGAAGAACAGGTCGGAATGGCCGATATACATTTCAGCGCGGCTTGAGGACCATATAGTGGATGTGGCGATCTACGGACAGCCATGCGAATATGAAGTGGAGATCGAGAGCGTAATTCTGGAAGAACATCCGGAGCCGCAGCCCCAGGTAATTTACACAGACGAACTGGCGGTAGGCAAGCAGCAGACGAAAGTAAAAGGGCGCAAAGGCTACGAAGCGGTGGTGACGCGCAATTATCTTTTGGACGGAAAGGTAGTATCCAGCGAAGAAATCTCAAGGGATACGTTCCACGAGGTGCAAGGCGTGGTGCTCCGTGGCGCGGAGGGGAAAAATAAGTAA